One genomic segment of Bombus vancouverensis nearcticus chromosome 11, iyBomVanc1_principal, whole genome shotgun sequence includes these proteins:
- the LOC117154776 gene encoding uncharacterized protein LOC117154776, translating into MKTEGKIVILGSQGVGKTSMIMHYIGKTYNGQVNPTIGALFFNCKLNIQDTGIMLRIWDTAGQERFRSMAPMYYRNANAAILVFDLTQYNTFAAMKRWVTELRRNVEEALVLAVIGNKSDLIEKRQVNAEEGRLYATKIGASYHETSVLQGEGIENVFLTVARGLLGLSSTDHNSTPIRVYESTNLDPNDIDILCTPIVEEGAQHLSIAHGMQEKPYACC; encoded by the exons ATGAAGACAGAGGGAAAGATAGTCATTTTGGGTTCACAAG gTGTCGGTAAGACAAGCATGATCATGCATTATATTGGGAAAACGTACAACGGTCAGGTGAATCCTACAATTGGAGCATTGTTTTTTAATTGCAAGTTAAATATACAAGATACAGGAATAATGCTACGG ATTTGGGACACAGCAGGACAAGAAAGGTTCAGATCAATGGCACCAATGTACTATCGAAATGCTAATGCAGCTATATTGGTATTTGATTTAACTCAGTACAATACGTTTGCAGCAATGAAACGATGGGTGACAGAACTTCGAAGAAACGTGGAAGAAGCTCTGGTATTAGCAGTAATCGGAAACAAATCGGATTTAATAGAAAAGCGGCAAGTCAATGCAGAGGAGGGTAGACTTTACGCTACGAAAATTGGTGCAAGCTATCATGAAACGTCGGTTCTTCAAGGCGAAGGCATTGAGAATGTATTCTTAACTGTTGCTAGAGGTCTCCTTGGATTATCTTCGACTGACCATAACTCTACACCAATAAGAGTATACGAATCGACAAACTTGGATCCTAACGATATAGACATATTATGTACACCGATTGTCGAGGAAGGTGCTCAACACCTTAGTATCGCTCACGGAATGCAAGAGAAACCTTATGCCTGTTGCTAG
- the row gene encoding relative of woc, producing the protein MFRPSYISLPLVFQIFSILQQCSHTLCLTIDNRLTPTGNDCFTRISIGSKLPEMDIASRTNAMSLTECEKNCLGKKHDCNAFSFGVGVKGNSTCLISRQIPALENLETDQEYDVYAKKRRDSIWCDFDRFYKSFVREDENRSTKANKLISKGSIINNDNPFSKLIPEPISVLAPHNTLTSSRNKNGMTNHGRIGSYGLLINHDQRFLSEDNNRSVLDIIANKNKETFSPTPFVIICHRKLLPGKKMMGLFIERIVNCENLQDCCRACDYEKTFVCKGFNHRRRTDDSKCTCELTSTPYFRMDTDEDFSIDSYYDYYEKVDNCPSSAWHDNGIPRWKSYVKSSRENSQNTWLDRENANKDFVHTDHSIYKENYPLYRESAYDFSNGLARSGKPFHYEQPHGFTSRYHDLNWNRNWKESESRNPDIINDNTFVNSRVDYDKGYFDAKSPRFPNSRLDHPLTQEYSIPNENEQFYGKLYNYGSAFGYNDNYVSVPKEPYYEKHETSQMTRKCSVKAASGSKLSRSVLRKTCAAHDFEQCEEFCTNETSFSCESFAYRCNVATTNPTDNCLLSDRSYQDLNFYTDLEPNRDYDTYVLTSDAKNCYLKKSTNRYPLEECFSRIRSGFTMPMDVMKKSIFVNDFGECQFACTTSQEFVCRSFVFKYAMDNHKVYSHERVSPNCFLSDWPAEEINPIDMPDMDGAELYERNTLSYGCEMHPSSLSNSNAITPYDKGSSQSHMDELCYSEYHRPCKLMSHAVISSMRAVTKQDCRRRCSTMRNAGVVPCMSFNYIITIDNTRSNCFLSDISIRDLRPNLDYVHDNDHTLYTWKDFDPYCGLIANAFNTTNAPTFENHDQSHPPEFGYPNAQRTPESEIHHPHEPASYHPTRWRNKFRPEEHDYKHKLASGDNASPLEPGTFEYGHNFFHSTNQLPPSRRYTVNGSPCKNGTVCQRNEITGFWSCEIENEYGNWDYCCEPSHQCGFSQGYHHPWCYVGPNEDQWRPCSETYYPYHFAMDHTSYRQSPLYTARHWPVIYFHETSPPNCSTNNPNVKESWKLQFGFNLTIIKIKMEFSARKNKSKVYCCVYGCNSRACKHDTVRFYHFPRENENLVKLKNKLNKEEIIDRFSAWVKVLKMGKSVSSSMRVCSLHFTKEDFIPSNSRIRRLKNTAIPSVNLPSSSINTQFSSSAHCQKIVHTTKMPKTRLITRSITNSRPPHMTLNLECSEEPLSEAQLVLRLELKENYDRVAATLEELVKDHGGKLVCQAGNVNGYQYTLPSNPAQATVKNNSQPIVNVNQNKNQSIKLNVLNNANGSQGNIQLVVDSRMGVILGSVAQPQGTSMTNVSSGSTLTPNSTSTSTATTISTISHSQTENYKYTRSGRRTKVLEVQQSDIIEEPTLVPRGKQKLGCSTHVVTPTTTSPQGVTNLRIKTVSKQQVTPTVSSTSATINTTTGTVSPTITVSATTTKLAIAKPTEHTSIGGISVGKSAACDQIDESKKNLPDGKEVTFNKINGGRTFPSLVIVARPNLRTKDIAPIVAQKERSELDLKVKSVLMYSATKFAEWLIQQGLVKSEQFCTQHNNNNYQRKLKLGMYSDPGTFPYSGGYVWISECCPDRFVSLFSGSIFQSATYTPTILLKLIYHWACQTNVQNVTSWVKVSNVYVKNFYTHLRSVCTAAICDKFRKMGGKNSVIQVGVISLGTTSQDGNLRQVKVEVLGVLHYATLDLRLRACDPVQDGDRSYKRRFNNILHPLKEWVHPDTKIMTDFTVDKSTLEEMGFNHVTQSAFSDQGPRNFMSNYHIMEYLRKIVPRMFQNTLSLLSRQMIQQFLDELVWREMYGTTAARAFDNIIEHIAEQTGIESNECLIDRLNKIGANPFHNWSYSNTNSSPLTPLMTINKEEFFSGCEVLIPSGSNMKQQETLPSVQTTKPGPKRGRKRNPTTAISPEPEVKKAIYDSKGIREIDKECKNDQIQLQEFYYATMEGDKTLLLKEHKSSLYFKCFLCAAILRSNTDVMEHTIGHVPPQVPGQSNSPVCRYCCTAFSSQHQMVTHITESHSTFGHSDSDMVVCAICEQKFGNTGLLINHLSSMHCPSEMPYRCEICGYRTSSHKDAIDHFYRGHEKGEGLQCPYCLKVIDFAKEGNPNVTSVHAFLLHMQRHVIRREQGRGNKCSKCCLWFNQKSSLKRHQRELHDSVSSTKVVPYSVSNNGIMISKQRFQNRRFEFDSPVTELPHDERVKKWITGPITVNVPIEHLSCKECEEDIDEQDHYPGEQICQLCRYVTCCWRAFKEHQQQIHNERPMTSLVVPSPLINIPLNKKMRCSCGYATTDGNQLATHLIKCNKVSGYPVEDTAPSGMLNSLGLVPKNNSDEIDIDIKRTN; encoded by the exons ATGTTTAGACCGAGTTACATATCTTTGCCACTCGTGTTCCAAATTTTCAGTATTCTTCAACAATGTTCACATACTCTGTGTCTTACAATTGATAATCGTTTAACACCTACCGGGAATG ATTGTTTTACAAGGATATCCATTGGTTCTAAGTTACCCGAAATGGACATCGCGTCACGAACTAATGCCATGAGTTTAACGGAATGTGAAAAAAATTGTTTAGGAAAGAAGCATGATTGCAATGCGTTTTCATTTGG cGTTGGTGTAAAGGGTAACAGTACCTGTCTAATTAGTCGACAGATACCGGCATTAGAAAATTTAGAAACCGATCAGGAGTACGATGTTTACGCGAAAAAACGACGAGACTCGATATGGTGCGATTTTGACCGTTTCTATAAAAGTTTCGTACGCGAAGATGAAAATCGTTCAACGAAAGCAAATAAGCTTATTAGTAAAGGATCCATTATAAACAATGATAATCCCTTCTCAAAATTAATACCAGAACCAATTTCGGTATTGGCACCACATAATACGTTAACATCTTCAAG AAACAAAAATGGCATGACGAATCATGGACGTATTGGTAGCTATGGTTTGCTTATTAATCACGATCAACGATTTCTTTCCGAGGACAATAACCGTAGTGTTCTGGATATTATTGCAAACAAAAACAAAGAAACCTTCTCGCCCACACCTTTCG TTATAATTTGTCATCGAAAGCTGCTACCTGGCAAGAAAATGATGGGATTATTCATCGAGCGTATCGTCAATTGTGAAAATCTACAGGATTGTTGTCGAGCATGTGATTACGAAAAGACTTTTGTGTGTAAAGGTTTTAATCATAG ACGTAGGACCGATGATTCAAAGTGCACATGCGAATTGACATCAACACCATATTTTCGCATGGATACCGATGAAGATTTCTCAATTGATTCTTATTACGATTATTACGAGAAGGTTGACAATTGCCCTTCCTCAGCATGGCATGACAACGGTATACCACGTTGGAAAAGCTATGTAAAAAGTTCTCGAGAAAATAGTCAAAACACATGGTTGGACCGTGAAAATGCGAATAAAGATTTCGTGCACACAGATCATTCGATCTATAAAGAGAATTATCCGCTATATCGCGAATCAGCTTATGATTTTTCAAATGGCCTCGCACGATCTGGCAAACCATTTCATTACGAACAGCCTCATG gttttacgTCTCGTTATCATGATTTGAATTGGAATCGCAACTGGAAAGAATCGGAGTCTCGCAATCCCGATATCATTAACGACAATACCTTTGTCAACTCTCGCGTTGATTACGATAAAGGATATTTTGACGCAAAATCGCCACGTTTTCCCAATTCACGATTAGACCATCCTCTGACACAGGAATATTCCATTCCTAACGAGAACGAGCAATTTTATGGGAAATTGTACAATTACGGCAGTGCATTCGGCTATAATGATAATTACGTGTCCGTTCCAAAAGAACCATATTATGAAAAACACGAGACATCACAAATGACACGAAAATGTTCAGTGAAAGCTGCCTCGGGTTCAAAATTAAGCAGAAGCGTCTTACGAAAGACTTGCGCGGCACACGATTTTGAACAATGCGAAGAGTTTTGTACCAATGAAACAAGTTTCTCTTGCGAAAGCTTTGCTTATAG ATGCAACGTGGCAACCACGAATCCTACTGATAACTGTTTACTAAGCGATCGTTCCTATCAGGATCTAAATTTTTACACGGATCTTGAACCAAATCGCGATTACGATACCTACGTATTAACGTCAGATGCTAAGAACTGCTACTTAAAAAAGTCAACAAATCGATATCCTTTGGAAGAATGTTTCTCGAGGATCAGAAGTGGATTTACCATGCCGATGGATGTCATGAAGAAATCAATATTTGTTAATGATTTTGGAGAATGTCAATTTGCGTGCACCACGTCGCAAGAATTTGTTTGTAGAAGCTTCGTTTTCAAATATGCGATGGACAATCACAAAGTGTACAGTCATGAACGCGTATCACCTAACTGTTTCTTAAGCGATTGGCCGGCAGAAGAAATAAATCCTATCGATATGCCAGATATGGATGGTGCTGAGTTGTATGAAAGAAATACATTATCTTATGGTTGCGAAATGCATCCTTCGTCCCTATCGAATTCGAATGCAATTACTCCGTACGACAAGGGATCGTCTCAATCGCACATGGACGAACTTTGTTATTCCGAATATCATAGACCATGCAAATTAATGTCTCACGCAGTGATTTCCTCGATGCGAGCTGTTACAAAACAGGATTGCCGCCGAAGGTGTTCGACGATGAGAAACGCCGGTGTGGTACCTTGTATGTCGTTTAATTACAT CATTACTATCGATAATACACGGAGTAACTGTTTTTTAAGCGACATATCAATACGAGATCTAAGGCCAAATCTGGACTATGTTCACGATAATGATCACACATTATATACATGGAAAGATTTTGATCCATATTGTGGTTTAATCGCGAATGCTTTCAATACGACAAATGCACCAACATTTGAAAATCACGATCAATCACATCCTCCTGAGTTCGGTTATCCGAATGCTCAAAGAACACCCGAGAGCGAAATACATCACCCTCATGAGCCAGCTTCCTATCATCCCACTCGATGGAGAAATAAATTTCGACCTGAGGAACACGATTACAAACATAAGTTAGCTAGTGGAGACAACGCATCCCCTCTTGAACCTGGTACTTTCGAATATGGACATAACTTTTTCCATT CAACAAACCAGCTTCCTCCATCtcgacgttatacggtaaacgGTTCTCCTTGCAAAAACGGCACCGTCTGTCAACGAAATGAGATCACTGGATTCTGGTCTTGTGAAATTGAAAATGAATATGGTAATTGGGATTACTGCTGCGAACCTAGTCATCAATGTGGATTTTCACAAGGATATCATCATCCTTG GTGTTATGTGGGTCCCAACGAAGATCAATGGAGACCTTGTAGCGAAACATATTATCCATATCATTTTGCAATGGATCATACAAGTTATCGCCAATCACCATTATATACCGCTCGTCATTGGCCAGTAATTTACTTCCATGAAACATCGCCACCAAACTGTTCTACCAATAATCCTAACGTTAAGGAGTCATGGAAACTACA ATTTGGTTTTAATTTAACAA ttataaaaattaaaatggaattttctgccagaaaaaataaaagtaaagtatATTGCTGTGTGTACGGTTGTAACAGTCGTGCATGTAAACATGACACTGTCCGTTTTTATCATTTTCCCCGTGAAAATGAAAACTTagttaaattaaaaaacaaattaaataaagaggAAATTATTGACCGCTTCAGTGCATGGGTGAAAGTTTTAAAAATGGGCAAGAGTGTATCATCGTCTATGAGAGTATGCTCATTACACTTTACAAAGGAAGATTTTATCCCATCaa ATAGTCGCATACGTCGTTTAAAAAACACAGCAATCCCATCAGTCAACCTCCCGAGTTCTTCAATTAATACACAGTTTA GCAGTTCTGCACATTGTCAAAAAATTGTTCATACCACAAAAATGCCGAAAACACGACTAATTACGCGTTCAATAACGAACAGTCGACCACCTCACATGACTTTAAATTTGGAGTGTTCAGAAGAGCCTCTCAGCGAAGCACAGTTAGTGTTACGATTAGAACTCAAAGAAAATTATGACAGA GTTGCTGCCACCTTGGAGGAATTGGTTAAAGATCATGGAGGTAAATTGGTATGCCAAGCAGGCAATGTCAACGGTTATCAGTATACATT GCCTTCAAATCCTGCTCAAGCGACGGTTAAAAATAATTCACAACCTATTGTCAATGTA AATCAAAATAAAAACCAATCTATTAAATTGAATGTATTAAATAATGCAAATGGATCTCAGGGTAACATACAATTGGTTGTGGATTCACGAATGGGAGTTATTCTTGGATCCGTTGCTCAGCCTCAAG GAACTTCTATGACCAATGTTTCATCAGGTTCAACATTAACACCAAATTCAACATCCACATCTACAGCTACAACTATATCTACCATTTCACATTCTCAAACAGAAAAT TATAAGTATACTCGTTCCGGACGCAGAACAAAAGTGCTCGAAGTACAGCAATCTGATATAATAGAGGAA CCCACACTAGTACCTCGTGGAAAACAGAAATTAGGATGCTCGACGCATGTTGTTACACCAA CTACAACCAGCCCGCAAGGTGTTACTAATCTCAGAATAAAAACTGTAAGTAAACAACAGGTTACACCGACAGTGTCATCAACATCAGCTACGATAAATACGACTACAGGAACGGTATCACCAACGATAACGGTGTCGGCAACAACAACAAAACTGGCTATTGCAAAACCAACTGAGCATACGAGTATTGGTGGAATATCAGTTGGAAAAAGTGCAG CTTGCGACCAAATTGACGAATCGAAGAAGAATCTTCCAGATGGAAAGGAAGTAACTTTTAACAAAATAAACGGAGGCAGAACATTTCCTTCGTTGGTCATCGTAGCTAGACCGAATCTTCGTACAAAGGATATCGCGCCAATAGTAGCTCAGAAAGAAAGATCGGAGTTAG ATTTGAAAGTCAAGAGCGTACTCATGTACTCGGCTACAAAATTTGCTGAATGGTTGATACAGCAAGGGTTGGTAAAGTCTGAACAATTTTGTACgcaacataataataataattatcagaGGAAATTGAAATTAGGAATGTATAGTGATCCCGGTACATTTCCATATTCGGGAGGATACGTTTGGATTTCAGAATGTTGTCCAGATCGTTTTGTTTCCCTCTTTTCCGGTTCAATTTTTCAGAGTGCTACATATACGCCTACCattcttttaaaattaatttatcattgGGCATGCCAAACAAATGTTCAAAATGTTACTTCCTGGGTAAAGGTATCAAATGTATATgtgaaaaatttttatacacATTTACGTAGTGTTTGCACTGCCGCAATTTGCGATAAATTTCGTAAAATGGGAGGTAAAAATTCCGTGATACAAGTTGGTGTAATTAGCTTAGGTACAACATCGCAGGACGGAAATTTACGACAAGTTAAAGTCGAAGTACTTGGTGTATTGCATTATGCCACACTTGATTTAAGATTAAGAGCGTGTGATCCGGTGCAAGATGGTGATAGGTCATATAAACGACGGttcaataatattttacacCCACTGAAGGAGTGGGTACACCCGGATACGAAAATTATGACCGACTTCACCGTTGATAAAAGCACTCTTGAAGAAATGGGTTTTAATCATGTTACACAGTCAGCATTTTCTGATCAGGGTCCTCGAAATTTTATGAGCAATTATCACATTATggaatatttaagaaaaattgtCCCGAGAATGTTTCAAAATACTCTTAGTTTGCTTAGTAGACAAATGATACAACAATTTTTGGACGAATTAGTATGGAGAGAAATGTACGGAACGACTGCTGCCcgagcatttgacaacattatCGAACATATCGCAGAGCAAACTGGAATCGAGTCAAACGAATGTCTCATAGATCGTTTGAATAAGATAGGTGCTAATCCGTTTCATAACTGGTCTTACTCAAATACGAATTCATCACCATTGACACCACTTATGACgataaataaagaagaatttttTTCGGGCTGCGAAGTTTTGATCCCAAGTGGTAGCAACATGAAACAACAAGAAACATTGCCTTCCGTTCAAACAACAAAACCTGGTCCGAAGAGGGGACGAAAGAGAAATCCAACAACAGCCATTAGTCCAGAGCCAGAGGTGAAAAAAGCCATCTACGATTCAAAAGGCATCAGAGAAATAGATAAGGAATGTAAAAACGATCAGATACAGTTGCAAGAATTTTACTATGCTACTATGGAAGGTGATAAAACTCTTCTTTTAAAGGAACATAAAAGTTCCCTATATTTTAAATGCTTTCTTTGCGCTGCAATATTGCGTTCAAATACAGATGTAATGGAACACACTATTGGCCATGTGCCACCACAAGTACCCGGACAATCAAATTCTCCTGTATGCCGGTATTGTTGCACTGCATTTTCATCTCAACATCAGATGGTTACACACATTACGGAATCACACAGCACTTTTGGTCATTCTGACAGTGACATGGTTGTTTGCGCTATTTGTGAACAAAAATTCGGGAACACTGGTCTTCTAATTAACCACTTATCGTCGATGCATTGTCCTTCGGAAATGCCTTACCGATGCGAAATTTGCGGTTATCGTACTTCCAGTCATAAAGACGCTATTGATCATTTCTATCGTGGTCATGAAAAGGGCGAAGGGTTACAGTGTCCATATTGTTTGAAAGTAATAGATTTTGCAAAAGAAGGCAACCCCAATGTTACCAGCGTTCACGCATTCTTATTACATATGCAAAGACATGTTATCAGAAGGGAACAAGGACGTGGAAATAAATGTTCCAAATGTTGTCTTTGGTTTAATCAGAAAAGTTCATTAAAAAGACATCAAAGGGAATTACATGACTCTGTGTCTAGTACAAAGGTTGTTCCGTATTCAGTTAGTAATAACGGAATAATGATTTCAAAACAACGATTTCAAAATAGACGATTTGAATTCGATAGTCCAGTTACGGAATTACCACACGATGAAAGAGTTAAAAAATGGATCACTGGTCCAATTACGGTGAACGTTCCAATTGAACATCTATCCTGTAAAGAATGCGAAGAGGATATAGATGAACAAGATCATTATCCAGGTGAACAAATATGCCAATTGTGTCGCTACGTAACTTGTTGTTGGCGTGCGTTTAAGGAACATCAACAACAAATTCATAACGAACGACCGATGACCAGTTTGGTAGTTCCTTCTCCTCTTATTAATATTCCATTAAATAAAAAGATGCGATGTTCATGCGGTTATGCAACAACCGATGGAAATCAATTAGCCACACATTTGATTAAATGTAACAAAGTGTCTGGTTACCCGGTTGAGGATACAGCACCATCCGGAATGTTAAACAGTTTAGGTCTGGTACCAAAAAATAACTCAGATGAAATAGATATTGACATTAAAAGGACTAAttaa